In the genome of Flavobacterium panacagri, one region contains:
- a CDS encoding DUF445 domain-containing protein, producing METVTDQDIEKAKALKKMKRFALSLLGIAVLLFIIAIYFKIPMLQAFSEAAMVGGIADWFAVVALFRHPLGIPIWHTAIIPTKKNEIGENLGNFVSEEFLNREKLEIKLDEFNFATKASDWLSQEENADKIANVVAVNIIPGILRTIKDEDVKRFIQVQFKEKMEGINFGNWVAVALEPLQKGDLKNQMLTNLLEVMSAELTNNKDLIRQKVKASTPLLSFGLADKSITEGVFNGLQDFLNEAKKPESAVRLKIDEYIFDFLEKVKNSEEMRVKINDMILGFVGKKEVQDYINGIWDEIKLSITNDLDKGEESSIKNSISSLIQTFGNGIKEDPVMIDKINNFIKNDLLSVLLNNKKVIGDLISSTVKSWDGKEVSEKLELEIGKDLQYIRINGTLVGGIIGLIIYGVEQLYHLFL from the coding sequence ATGGAAACTGTTACAGATCAGGATATAGAAAAAGCTAAGGCTTTAAAGAAAATGAAGCGATTTGCTTTGTCGCTTTTGGGAATTGCAGTCTTGCTTTTTATCATAGCAATTTATTTTAAAATTCCGATGCTTCAGGCTTTTAGTGAAGCCGCAATGGTAGGTGGAATTGCCGATTGGTTTGCGGTTGTGGCGTTGTTTCGCCATCCGTTGGGAATTCCGATTTGGCATACGGCTATTATTCCGACTAAGAAAAATGAAATAGGGGAGAATCTTGGAAATTTTGTTTCAGAAGAATTTCTGAATCGGGAGAAGCTAGAAATTAAACTCGACGAATTCAATTTTGCAACCAAAGCTTCTGATTGGCTTTCGCAGGAAGAAAATGCAGATAAAATTGCCAATGTTGTTGCAGTAAATATCATTCCGGGGATTTTAAGAACCATTAAAGATGAGGATGTCAAAAGATTTATTCAGGTTCAGTTTAAGGAAAAAATGGAAGGAATAAATTTTGGAAATTGGGTTGCCGTTGCTTTAGAACCTCTTCAAAAGGGAGATTTAAAAAATCAGATGCTGACGAATCTTTTGGAAGTAATGAGTGCTGAATTAACCAATAACAAAGATTTAATTAGGCAGAAAGTAAAAGCTTCCACGCCACTTTTAAGTTTTGGTTTAGCCGATAAAAGTATTACCGAAGGTGTTTTTAATGGTTTACAGGATTTTTTAAATGAAGCCAAAAAGCCTGAAAGTGCAGTTCGTTTAAAGATTGATGAATATATTTTTGACTTTTTAGAGAAAGTAAAAAACTCAGAAGAAATGAGAGTTAAAATCAACGATATGATTTTAGGTTTCGTAGGAAAAAAAGAAGTTCAGGATTACATCAATGGAATTTGGGACGAAATCAAACTTTCAATCACAAATGATTTGGATAAAGGAGAGGAATCTTCTATCAAAAATAGTATTTCGAGTTTAATTCAAACCTTTGGAAACGGAATCAAAGAAGATCCAGTAATGATTGATAAAATCAATAATTTCATTAAAAACGATCTGCTTTCGGTTCTATTAAATAATAAAAAGGTAATTGGAGATTTGATTTCGTCAACTGTAAAATCTTGGGATGGAAAAGAGGTTTCTGAAAAACTGGAACTTGAAATAGGAAAAGATCTTCAATATATTAGAATCAACGGAACTTTGGTTGGAGGGATTATTGGATTAATTATTTATGGTGTAGAACAGTTGTATCATTTATTTTTATAA
- the gpmI gene encoding 2,3-bisphosphoglycerate-independent phosphoglycerate mutase, with product MNKKVILMILDGWGKSPDPKVSAIDNANVPFINSLYKNYPSAQLRTDGLNVGLPEGQMGNSEVGHMNLGAGRIVYQDLAKINLAVEHKTLAKEQVLIDAFTYAKENNKKVHFLGLVSDGGVHSHTSHLRGLIDASQQYGLDQVYIHAFTDGRDVDPKSGAKYIHDLEDYIKDTPVKIASIIGRYYAMDRDKRWERVKLAYDLVVNGVGTPSTNPVSSVLSSYEKEVTDEFIEPVVMVDANAKPLATIVEGDVVIFFNFRTDRGRELTEALSQQDFHEQNMHKLNLYYVTLTNYDETYQNVKVVYNKDNITETLGEVLEKAGKKQIRIAETEKYPHVTFFFSGGRETPFEGEERILRNSPKVATYDLKPEMSAYELADALVPELNKGEVDFVCLNFANGDMVGHTGIMEAAIKACEAVDACAKKVIEAALANDYTTIVIADHGNCETMINPDGSPNTAHTTNPVPIILVDKQLKSIQDGVLGDIAPTILELMGVQQPNAMTCHSLL from the coding sequence ATGAACAAAAAAGTTATCCTTATGATTTTAGATGGTTGGGGAAAATCTCCTGACCCTAAAGTATCTGCAATAGACAATGCAAATGTTCCTTTTATAAACAGTCTTTACAAAAACTACCCAAGCGCACAGCTTAGAACTGACGGATTAAATGTTGGTTTACCTGAAGGACAAATGGGAAACAGCGAGGTTGGACACATGAACCTTGGTGCTGGAAGAATTGTATACCAGGATTTAGCCAAAATTAATTTAGCTGTAGAACATAAAACTTTAGCAAAAGAACAAGTTTTGATTGACGCCTTTACTTATGCTAAAGAAAACAATAAAAAAGTACACTTTTTAGGATTAGTTTCAGATGGTGGTGTTCACTCACATACTTCACACCTTCGCGGTCTAATCGATGCTTCTCAACAATATGGTTTAGACCAGGTTTACATTCACGCTTTTACAGACGGACGTGACGTTGATCCAAAATCTGGAGCAAAATACATTCATGATCTTGAAGATTATATTAAAGATACTCCTGTAAAAATTGCTTCTATCATTGGTCGTTACTATGCAATGGATCGTGATAAAAGATGGGAACGTGTAAAATTAGCTTATGACTTAGTTGTAAACGGCGTTGGAACTCCATCAACTAATCCCGTTTCAAGTGTTTTGTCAAGCTATGAAAAAGAAGTTACAGACGAATTTATCGAACCAGTTGTGATGGTTGATGCAAATGCAAAACCTCTTGCAACTATTGTTGAAGGTGATGTTGTAATCTTCTTTAACTTTAGAACAGACAGAGGACGTGAACTTACTGAAGCGCTTTCGCAACAGGATTTCCACGAACAAAATATGCATAAACTAAACCTGTATTATGTAACATTGACCAACTACGATGAAACATACCAAAATGTAAAAGTAGTTTACAATAAAGATAATATCACTGAAACTCTTGGTGAGGTTTTAGAAAAAGCAGGTAAAAAACAAATCAGAATTGCGGAGACTGAGAAATATCCTCACGTAACTTTCTTCTTTTCTGGTGGTAGAGAAACTCCTTTTGAAGGCGAAGAAAGAATCTTAAGAAATTCTCCTAAAGTTGCCACTTACGATTTAAAACCAGAAATGAGTGCTTACGAATTGGCAGATGCTCTTGTTCCTGAATTAAACAAAGGTGAAGTTGATTTCGTTTGTTTAAACTTCGCAAACGGAGATATGGTGGGACATACTGGAATTATGGAAGCAGCTATTAAAGCTTGTGAAGCAGTTGACGCTTGCGCTAAAAAAGTAATCGAAGCCGCTCTTGCAAATGATTATACCACAATCGTAATTGCAGATCACGGAAACTGCGAAACGATGATTAATCCTGACGGTTCTCCAAATACAGCACATACAACAAACCCAGTGCCGATCATTTTGGTTGATAAACAACTGAAAAGTATCCAAGATGGTGTTTTAGGTGATATTGCTCCAACAATTTTAGAATTAATGGGTGTACAACAGCCAAATGCGATGACTTGTCATTCATTATTATAG